One Coccinella septempunctata chromosome X, icCocSept1.1, whole genome shotgun sequence genomic window carries:
- the LOC123321624 gene encoding ras-specific guanine nucleotide-releasing factor 2-like isoform X5, with protein sequence MYNKVKNNAYCFAISYRKDNIRQYELRALNEMDCKNWIEAIREASFNKLLLQKEELEQKHLHLLQIIESEKTAKWQYTQQCEDLASEIKKLRAELFALKKEWKPATIHQSTSSLVSTQGTSSSTVSGQFANLDQDSIELRKIKKVQSFFRGWLCRRRWKQIVEQYIKSPHAESMRKRNSLVFRMVEAEEEYMEQMEVLVACFLRPFKMAASSKKPPCLHEDVNSIFLNSETVLFLHQIFLKGLTSRLESWPTLVLGDLFSMLVPMLSIYQEYVRNHHYSLQVLTECKQSPQFSALLKRLESKPACHGRSLETFLTYPMHQVPRYIITLHELLAHTPHDHVERKSLQNARQQLEDLSRQMHDEVSETENLRKNLAVERMIVEGCDILLDVNQVFVRQGSLIQLPGEKAKTSRSKLNFKSEREYLRQCFLFSNHLIIATRTSSGKLHLVPDIGKIPLADALLIEDPSETQEDEEASVCSVSSQSSGMSETSGVPGSLHNRDFKIFVEQKTGNTSQQLVVHLLASSVQEKAAWISDISQCLDNVQFNDIIRPTALSDNSSISLPQCLKNDPKLFKDEADIRFSRTLNSCKVPQIRYATPERLLQRLTDLRFLSIDFLNTFLLTYRVFTDGVTVLEALKRVFYSNEPEPQGSVISLEGLKDEHTIHSYDDRRRSSFSPRRTSGASSVSGYGSEMSERDRSHSYDSQGHRHWKSTLAKYEEEKAQEVAAHSKMARQSSPTKSAQKTSDTLSPPSQKMVSIRVEKSKDSDSRHLTIPTSKVAASSSSDTLTEATVLSAPCSPSNLSSVTLVASSPSDSNNAQETGGSISPRSPTHTKDTPSVKEPPHKEPPPVVREVTPKSDVQRKTSATKHEGPVDKRLERCISEDSEETQEDLTLFYNTVHRASTSSSRSASISTAACAALHSYYGIRRSMQEGDSTSTARSSFQHDSPQKPSKAGVVITSFRQSKRRSSTSSAAAAFAIAVSGSSNPRDISPSQAKEQVQDEFAERARYKENIISTACTMRVLNVLRHWISKHPQDFENDQRLKNMTIEFLDDIIYSPNLLPAEHKSAAQLLRLLTKEDAEGSKIDIGTLLSAPSTPSKESIETLSALEIAEQLTYIDHQIFIAISSEEFLGQAWMKNDKNSRAPHILMMTRRFNDVSRLVASEIVRRTTISTRVAAIEKWAAVADICRCLHNFNGVLQICSAFTNSSVFRLKKTWDKVSKTTKQTIEKLQNIVSSDGRFRSLRDALHRCDPPCIPYLGMYLTDLSFIEEGTPNFTAENLLNFSKMRMIAHVIREIRHFQLTSYKIELIRKVTSYLLDSSLLMDDEELYSTSLEIEPRTSRLTSSALHHQLSLSKC encoded by the exons TATTGCTTCGCCATTTCATACAGAAAAGACAACATCAGACAATACGAGCTCCGAGCATTGAACGAAATGGATTGCAAAAATTGGATCGAAGCCATACGAGAGGCCAG TTTCAACAAACTCCTACTGCAAAAGGAAGAACTGGAACAGAAACATCTTCACCTCCTTCAGATCATCGAATCGGAGAAAACAGCCAAGTGGCAATACACGCAGCAGTGTGAGGATCTTGCTTCTGAAATAAAGAAGCTGAGAGCTGAG TTATTCGCCCTGAAGAAAGAATGGAAGCCCGCCACCATCCACCAGTCCACCAGCAGTCTGGTATCCACGCAGGGTACGTCGAGCTCAACAGTCTCCGGACAGTTCGCCAACCTCGATCAGGACTCGATCGAACTGAGGAAAATCAAGAAAGTCCAGAGCTTCTTCAGGGGTTGGCTCTGCCGAAGGAGATGGAAGCAGATCGTGGAGCAGTACATCAAGAGTCCGCACGCTGAAAGTATGAGGAAGAGGAACAGCCTGGTGTTCAGGATGGTCGAGGCCGAGGAGGAGTACATGGAGCAGATGGAGGTACTCGTGGCCTGTTTCTTGCGACCCTTCAAGATGGCGGCCTCGTCCAAGAAGCCACCCTGTTTACACGAAGAcgtcaattcgatatttttGAACAGTGAAACCGTTCTGTTCCTGCATCAGATATTTCTGAAGGGGTTGACCTCGAGGTTGGAGAGTTGGCCTACCCTGGTTTTGG GGGATCTCTTCTCAATGCTAGTTCCGATGCTCAGCATCTATCAGGAATACGTTCGCAATCACCACTACTCCCTCCAGGTTCTCACCGAGTGCAAGCAATCCCCTCAATTTTCCGCTCTGCTGAAGAGGCTGGAGAGCAAGCCAGCATGTCATGGACGTTCCTTGGAAACATTTCTGACCTATCCGATGCATCAG GTGCCTCGATATATCATTACTCTGCACGAATTACTGGCGCACACGCCTCACGATCACGTGGAAAGAAAGAGTCTGCAGAACGCACGACAGCAGTTGGAGGACTTGTCACGTCAGATGCACGATGAG GTTTCggaaacggaaaatttgaggaaAAATCTTGCCGTGGAAAGGATGATTGTGGAAGGATGCGATATTCTTCTGGACGTGAATCAGGTGTTCGTAAGACAAG GTTCTTTGATTCAATTACCAGGAGAGAAGGCTAAGACGTCGAGGagcaaactgaatttcaaaagcGAAAGAGAATATTTGCGGCAATGCTTCCTATTCTCCAATCACCTAATTATAGCAACGAG AACTTCAAGCGGAAAATTGCACCTGGTACCAGACATCGGCAAGATACCCCTGGCTGATGCCCTTCTGATCGAGGATCCTAGTGAAACCCAAGAGGATGAAG AAGCATCCGTATGTTCAGTATCCAGCCAATCATCTGGAATGAGTGAAACGTCTGGAGTACCGGGTAGTCTCCACAACagggatttcaaaatattcgtgGAACAAAAGACGGGAAATACGTCTCAACAG CTCGTTGTGCATCTCTTAGCGTCTTCTGTACAGGAAAAAGCGGCTTGGATATCCGATATAAGTCAATGTTTGGATAACGTTCAGTTCAATGACATAATCAGACCAACTGCTTTGTCTGACAACTCTTCGATATCCTTACCTCAGTGTTTGAAGAACGATCCGAAATTGTTCAAAGACGAGGCCGATATACGTTTCAGTCGAACACTGAACTCCTGTAAAGTTCCCCAAATAAGATATGCGACGCCCGAACGTCTACTTCAGCGCCTAACTG ATCTCCGATTCCTATCGATCGACTTCTTGAATACTTTTCTATTGACTTACCGCGTTTTCACTGATGGAGTTACCGTTTTGGAGGCTTTGAAAAGGGTGTTCTATAGTAACGAGCCCGAACCGCAAGGTTCCGTCATATCTTTGGAAGGTCTGAAAGACGAACATACGATACACTCGTACGACGATCGTAGGAGGAGTAGTTTCTCCCCGAGAAGAACCAGCGGCGCTAGCTCTGTATCTGGTTACGGATCAGAGATGAGCGAAAGGGATAGATCCCATAGCTACGACTCCCAAGGGCATAGACACTGGAAGTCCACCTTGGCCAAGT ACGAAGAGGAAAAAGCGCAGGAGGTCGCAGCGCATTCCAAAATGGCCAGACAGTCGAGTCCGACCAAATCCGCACAGAAAACGAGCGACACGCTGTCACCACCTTCGCAAAAAATGGTATCCATAAGGGTGGAGAAGAGCAAGGATAGCGACAGTCGCCATCTAACCATCCCGACCAGTAAAGTAGCCGCTTCAAGCAGTAGCGATACTTTAACCG AGGCCACTGTTCTCAGCGCACCCTGCTCGCCCAGCAACCTGAGCTCGGTCACTTTGGTGGCCTCTTCCCCATCCGATTCGAACAACGCTCAGGAGACTGGAGGGAGTATATCGCCACGTTCGCCAACGCACACGAAGGACACCCCTAGCGTGAAAGAGCCACCGCATAAGGAGCCTCCCCCAGTTGTTAGGGAAGTAACGCCGAAGAGCGACGTCCAGAGGAAAACGTCGGCGACGAAACACGAAGGTCCCGTGGATAAGAGGTTGGAACGTTGTATATCTGAAGACTCCGAAG AGACTCAAGAAGATCTGACGCTGTTCTATAATACGGTCCATCGTGCTTCGACCAGCTCTTCAAGATCGGCAAGTATTTCCACTGCTGCCTGTGCAGCTTTGCAT agCTACTATGGAATAAGGAGGTCAATGCAGGAGGGAGATTCCACGTCAACCGCCAGGTCTAGTTTCCAACATGATTCACCTCAAAAGCCTAGTAAGGCTGGGGTAGTGATCACATCATTCAGACAGTCGAAACGGAG GAGCAGCACTTCAAGCGCTGCGGCTGCTTTTGCTATAGCAGTTTCCGGTTCTAGTAATCCCCGAGATATCTCCCCTAGCCAAGCTAAGGAACAGGTCCAAGACGAATTCGCTGAGAGAGCACGCTACAAGGAGAATATTATATCGACAGCTTGTACCATGAGAGTGCTGAACGTTTTGAG GCATTGGATATCGAAGCATCCCCAAGACTTTGAGAATGATCAGCGCTTGAAGAACATGACCATTGAGTTCTTGGACGACATCATCTATAGCCCAAACTTGTTACCGGCTGAACATAAATCGGCAGCTCAGCTTCTGAGGTTATTGACCAAGGAAGATGCCGAAGGCTCTAAAATCGACATTGGCACTTTATTGTCAGCCCCCTCT ACGCCAAGTAAGGAGAGCATCGAGACCCTATCTGCACTTGAAATAGCAGAGCAACTGACCTACATCGACCACCAGATCTTCATCGCAATCTCGAGCGa AGAGTTCCTCGGTCAAGCATGGATGAAGAATGACAAGAACAGCAGGGCTCCTCATATCCTCATGATGACAAGAAGGTTCAATGACGTATCGAGACTAGTCGCATCGGAAATTGTCAGAAGAACTACGATCAGCACGAGAGTTGCTGCAATTGAGAAATGGGCCGCTGTGGCTGACATCTGTAGATGTCTGCATAACTTCAATGGGGTTCTGCAAATTTGTTCGGCGTTCACCAACAGTTCGGTTTTCAGGCTTAAAAAGACTTGGGATAAAGTGTCTAAGACG ACTAAGCAGACGATCGAAAAGCTCCAGAATATCGTATCTTCTGACGGTAGGTTCAGGTCCCTGAGGGACGCCCTCCACAGGTGCGACCCCCCATGCATCCCTTACCTCGGTATGTATCTCACAGACCTTTCGTTCATCGAAGAGGGGACGCCAAATTTCACGGCTGAAAATCTGCTTAATTTCTCCAAAATGAGGATG ATCGCTCACGTCATAAGGGAAATAAGACATTTTCAGCTGACGTCCTACAAGATTGAGTTGATACGTAAAGTAACGAGCTATCTGTTGGATTCTTCATTATTGATGGACGATGAGGAATTGTACAGTACGTCGCTGGAAATTGAACCAAGGACTTCGAGGCTAACATCGTCGGCTCTGCACCATCAGCTTTCTCTGTCAAAATGCTGA
- the LOC123321624 gene encoding ras-specific guanine nucleotide-releasing factor 2-like isoform X1, giving the protein MLSPKMQRTIRVNDNQLIMLSERAHYDHSQAGYLHKRSADCSKWQLRWFVLYQNLLFYYDSEHCHRPSGILLLEGCYCERLITTGSASKTKDGSDRQYCFAISYRKDNIRQYELRALNEMDCKNWIEAIREASFNKLLLQKEELEQKHLHLLQIIESEKTAKWQYTQQCEDLASEIKKLRAELFALKKEWKPATIHQSTSSLVSTQGTSSSTVSGQFANLDQDSIELRKIKKVQSFFRGWLCRRRWKQIVEQYIKSPHAESMRKRNSLVFRMVEAEEEYMEQMEVLVACFLRPFKMAASSKKPPCLHEDVNSIFLNSETVLFLHQIFLKGLTSRLESWPTLVLGDLFSMLVPMLSIYQEYVRNHHYSLQVLTECKQSPQFSALLKRLESKPACHGRSLETFLTYPMHQVPRYIITLHELLAHTPHDHVERKSLQNARQQLEDLSRQMHDEVSETENLRKNLAVERMIVEGCDILLDVNQVFVRQGSLIQLPGEKAKTSRSKLNFKSEREYLRQCFLFSNHLIIATRTSSGKLHLVPDIGKIPLADALLIEDPSETQEDEEASVCSVSSQSSGMSETSGVPGSLHNRDFKIFVEQKTGNTSQQLVVHLLASSVQEKAAWISDISQCLDNVQFNDIIRPTALSDNSSISLPQCLKNDPKLFKDEADIRFSRTLNSCKVPQIRYATPERLLQRLTDLRFLSIDFLNTFLLTYRVFTDGVTVLEALKRVFYSNEPEPQGSVISLEGLKDEHTIHSYDDRRRSSFSPRRTSGASSVSGYGSEMSERDRSHSYDSQGHRHWKSTLAKYEEEKAQEVAAHSKMARQSSPTKSAQKTSDTLSPPSQKMVSIRVEKSKDSDSRHLTIPTSKVAASSSSDTLTEATVLSAPCSPSNLSSVTLVASSPSDSNNAQETGGSISPRSPTHTKDTPSVKEPPHKEPPPVVREVTPKSDVQRKTSATKHEGPVDKRLERCISEDSEETQEDLTLFYNTVHRASTSSSRSASISTAACAALHSYYGIRRSMQEGDSTSTARSSFQHDSPQKPSKAGVVITSFRQSKRRSSTSSAAAAFAIAVSGSSNPRDISPSQAKEQVQDEFAERARYKENIISTACTMRVLNVLRHWISKHPQDFENDQRLKNMTIEFLDDIIYSPNLLPAEHKSAAQLLRLLTKEDAEGSKIDIGTLLSAPSTPSKESIETLSALEIAEQLTYIDHQIFIAISSEEFLGQAWMKNDKNSRAPHILMMTRRFNDVSRLVASEIVRRTTISTRVAAIEKWAAVADICRCLHNFNGVLQICSAFTNSSVFRLKKTWDKVSKTTKQTIEKLQNIVSSDGRFRSLRDALHRCDPPCIPYLGMYLTDLSFIEEGTPNFTAENLLNFSKMRMIAHVIREIRHFQLTSYKIELIRKVTSYLLDSSLLMDDEELYSTSLEIEPRTSRLTSSALHHQLSLSKC; this is encoded by the exons TATTGCTTCGCCATTTCATACAGAAAAGACAACATCAGACAATACGAGCTCCGAGCATTGAACGAAATGGATTGCAAAAATTGGATCGAAGCCATACGAGAGGCCAG TTTCAACAAACTCCTACTGCAAAAGGAAGAACTGGAACAGAAACATCTTCACCTCCTTCAGATCATCGAATCGGAGAAAACAGCCAAGTGGCAATACACGCAGCAGTGTGAGGATCTTGCTTCTGAAATAAAGAAGCTGAGAGCTGAG TTATTCGCCCTGAAGAAAGAATGGAAGCCCGCCACCATCCACCAGTCCACCAGCAGTCTGGTATCCACGCAGGGTACGTCGAGCTCAACAGTCTCCGGACAGTTCGCCAACCTCGATCAGGACTCGATCGAACTGAGGAAAATCAAGAAAGTCCAGAGCTTCTTCAGGGGTTGGCTCTGCCGAAGGAGATGGAAGCAGATCGTGGAGCAGTACATCAAGAGTCCGCACGCTGAAAGTATGAGGAAGAGGAACAGCCTGGTGTTCAGGATGGTCGAGGCCGAGGAGGAGTACATGGAGCAGATGGAGGTACTCGTGGCCTGTTTCTTGCGACCCTTCAAGATGGCGGCCTCGTCCAAGAAGCCACCCTGTTTACACGAAGAcgtcaattcgatatttttGAACAGTGAAACCGTTCTGTTCCTGCATCAGATATTTCTGAAGGGGTTGACCTCGAGGTTGGAGAGTTGGCCTACCCTGGTTTTGG GGGATCTCTTCTCAATGCTAGTTCCGATGCTCAGCATCTATCAGGAATACGTTCGCAATCACCACTACTCCCTCCAGGTTCTCACCGAGTGCAAGCAATCCCCTCAATTTTCCGCTCTGCTGAAGAGGCTGGAGAGCAAGCCAGCATGTCATGGACGTTCCTTGGAAACATTTCTGACCTATCCGATGCATCAG GTGCCTCGATATATCATTACTCTGCACGAATTACTGGCGCACACGCCTCACGATCACGTGGAAAGAAAGAGTCTGCAGAACGCACGACAGCAGTTGGAGGACTTGTCACGTCAGATGCACGATGAG GTTTCggaaacggaaaatttgaggaaAAATCTTGCCGTGGAAAGGATGATTGTGGAAGGATGCGATATTCTTCTGGACGTGAATCAGGTGTTCGTAAGACAAG GTTCTTTGATTCAATTACCAGGAGAGAAGGCTAAGACGTCGAGGagcaaactgaatttcaaaagcGAAAGAGAATATTTGCGGCAATGCTTCCTATTCTCCAATCACCTAATTATAGCAACGAG AACTTCAAGCGGAAAATTGCACCTGGTACCAGACATCGGCAAGATACCCCTGGCTGATGCCCTTCTGATCGAGGATCCTAGTGAAACCCAAGAGGATGAAG AAGCATCCGTATGTTCAGTATCCAGCCAATCATCTGGAATGAGTGAAACGTCTGGAGTACCGGGTAGTCTCCACAACagggatttcaaaatattcgtgGAACAAAAGACGGGAAATACGTCTCAACAG CTCGTTGTGCATCTCTTAGCGTCTTCTGTACAGGAAAAAGCGGCTTGGATATCCGATATAAGTCAATGTTTGGATAACGTTCAGTTCAATGACATAATCAGACCAACTGCTTTGTCTGACAACTCTTCGATATCCTTACCTCAGTGTTTGAAGAACGATCCGAAATTGTTCAAAGACGAGGCCGATATACGTTTCAGTCGAACACTGAACTCCTGTAAAGTTCCCCAAATAAGATATGCGACGCCCGAACGTCTACTTCAGCGCCTAACTG ATCTCCGATTCCTATCGATCGACTTCTTGAATACTTTTCTATTGACTTACCGCGTTTTCACTGATGGAGTTACCGTTTTGGAGGCTTTGAAAAGGGTGTTCTATAGTAACGAGCCCGAACCGCAAGGTTCCGTCATATCTTTGGAAGGTCTGAAAGACGAACATACGATACACTCGTACGACGATCGTAGGAGGAGTAGTTTCTCCCCGAGAAGAACCAGCGGCGCTAGCTCTGTATCTGGTTACGGATCAGAGATGAGCGAAAGGGATAGATCCCATAGCTACGACTCCCAAGGGCATAGACACTGGAAGTCCACCTTGGCCAAGT ACGAAGAGGAAAAAGCGCAGGAGGTCGCAGCGCATTCCAAAATGGCCAGACAGTCGAGTCCGACCAAATCCGCACAGAAAACGAGCGACACGCTGTCACCACCTTCGCAAAAAATGGTATCCATAAGGGTGGAGAAGAGCAAGGATAGCGACAGTCGCCATCTAACCATCCCGACCAGTAAAGTAGCCGCTTCAAGCAGTAGCGATACTTTAACCG AGGCCACTGTTCTCAGCGCACCCTGCTCGCCCAGCAACCTGAGCTCGGTCACTTTGGTGGCCTCTTCCCCATCCGATTCGAACAACGCTCAGGAGACTGGAGGGAGTATATCGCCACGTTCGCCAACGCACACGAAGGACACCCCTAGCGTGAAAGAGCCACCGCATAAGGAGCCTCCCCCAGTTGTTAGGGAAGTAACGCCGAAGAGCGACGTCCAGAGGAAAACGTCGGCGACGAAACACGAAGGTCCCGTGGATAAGAGGTTGGAACGTTGTATATCTGAAGACTCCGAAG AGACTCAAGAAGATCTGACGCTGTTCTATAATACGGTCCATCGTGCTTCGACCAGCTCTTCAAGATCGGCAAGTATTTCCACTGCTGCCTGTGCAGCTTTGCAT agCTACTATGGAATAAGGAGGTCAATGCAGGAGGGAGATTCCACGTCAACCGCCAGGTCTAGTTTCCAACATGATTCACCTCAAAAGCCTAGTAAGGCTGGGGTAGTGATCACATCATTCAGACAGTCGAAACGGAG GAGCAGCACTTCAAGCGCTGCGGCTGCTTTTGCTATAGCAGTTTCCGGTTCTAGTAATCCCCGAGATATCTCCCCTAGCCAAGCTAAGGAACAGGTCCAAGACGAATTCGCTGAGAGAGCACGCTACAAGGAGAATATTATATCGACAGCTTGTACCATGAGAGTGCTGAACGTTTTGAG GCATTGGATATCGAAGCATCCCCAAGACTTTGAGAATGATCAGCGCTTGAAGAACATGACCATTGAGTTCTTGGACGACATCATCTATAGCCCAAACTTGTTACCGGCTGAACATAAATCGGCAGCTCAGCTTCTGAGGTTATTGACCAAGGAAGATGCCGAAGGCTCTAAAATCGACATTGGCACTTTATTGTCAGCCCCCTCT ACGCCAAGTAAGGAGAGCATCGAGACCCTATCTGCACTTGAAATAGCAGAGCAACTGACCTACATCGACCACCAGATCTTCATCGCAATCTCGAGCGa AGAGTTCCTCGGTCAAGCATGGATGAAGAATGACAAGAACAGCAGGGCTCCTCATATCCTCATGATGACAAGAAGGTTCAATGACGTATCGAGACTAGTCGCATCGGAAATTGTCAGAAGAACTACGATCAGCACGAGAGTTGCTGCAATTGAGAAATGGGCCGCTGTGGCTGACATCTGTAGATGTCTGCATAACTTCAATGGGGTTCTGCAAATTTGTTCGGCGTTCACCAACAGTTCGGTTTTCAGGCTTAAAAAGACTTGGGATAAAGTGTCTAAGACG ACTAAGCAGACGATCGAAAAGCTCCAGAATATCGTATCTTCTGACGGTAGGTTCAGGTCCCTGAGGGACGCCCTCCACAGGTGCGACCCCCCATGCATCCCTTACCTCGGTATGTATCTCACAGACCTTTCGTTCATCGAAGAGGGGACGCCAAATTTCACGGCTGAAAATCTGCTTAATTTCTCCAAAATGAGGATG ATCGCTCACGTCATAAGGGAAATAAGACATTTTCAGCTGACGTCCTACAAGATTGAGTTGATACGTAAAGTAACGAGCTATCTGTTGGATTCTTCATTATTGATGGACGATGAGGAATTGTACAGTACGTCGCTGGAAATTGAACCAAGGACTTCGAGGCTAACATCGTCGGCTCTGCACCATCAGCTTTCTCTGTCAAAATGCTGA